The Williamwhitmania sp. sequence AAAGGACTTTCCCCATAACTCCCACTTTCACTTTGAACTTATTGCCTCCATGAACTCCATGGATAGCAACTTCATCAACGGCACCATGTGGATTTCAAATAACTTCTATACTTACATTCTGTTGGAAAATAAGGGTGATGCCAAAATTATTGAATCTAAATTTCCTGAGATTGTAAAGAAATATATTGGTCCCCAGGTAGAACAGTTTCTAGGCATTACGCCGGAGCAGTTTTCAAAAAGCGATAACAGCTATGGCTTTACCATGCAAAACATTAAGGATATTCACCTACACTCTCAGCAAAACTTTGAAATTGAGCCCGGAGGAAGCCTAATCATGGTTTACGTCTTTATGATTATTGCATTTTTTATACTAGCCATAGCCAGTATTAACTTCATGAACCTTGCCACCGCGCGCTCAGCAAAAAGGGCAAAGGAGGTTGGTATTCGAAAGGTTGTAGGCTCCACAAAATCGCAGCTCATCAATCAATTCCTTACTGAGTCAATAATTCTTACGTTCTTTTCGCTGCTAATTGCCATTGGTTTGGTGGCCCTTCTTCTTCCATATTTCAACTTACTGGCCGAAAAACAACTATCCATAACAAGCCTGCCGATAGGCATCACTATTGCTACCCTGCTTGGAATAATTATTGCTGTTGGGCTCCTCGCCGGAAGTTACCCAGCCTTTTTCCTCGCTCGCTTTCAGCCACTGCAAGTGCTCAAGGGCAAGCTTCGCTCAGGTGCATCGGGCGTTTGGTTGCGCGGTGCCTTAGTGGTGATTCAGTTTATTATTACAATTGGATTGCTAGGATCCACCTTTGTTGTTTACAAACAGGTAAACTACACGCGATCCAAAGACCTCGGTTTTGACCGCCACAATGAGCTGGTAATAAATAGGGCATTCACCGTTCCCGAAGAAAGGAGAGACGCATTTTTAAAGGAACTGGCAGCCATTCCCGGCGTTAAGAGTGTAGCCCTTTCCGGAGCACTACCATCCACACTTATTGGCTCTACAGTATTCTTACCCGAAGGCTCACCTTCGCAGGAGACTAACGTGCTCAGCATTTTCAACACCGGTTGGGATTTTGCAAAAACGCTAGGTTTAACCATGGTGGAAGGTCGCTATTATAGCCGTGACTTTGCATCAGATACCGCAGGACTTGTAATTAACGAAGCTGCAGTAAAGGCTATGGGGCTGAAAGAGCCAGTTGTTGGGACTAAAATTGTGGCAAACACCTCACAGCACCTAACCGTTATTGGAGTAGTGAAAGACTTTAACTTCGAAAGTCTACACAGCAAAATAAACCCGCTAGCCATAGTACTCGACAATAGAAATGGATCGTATGTAACCATTAAGTATGCCGATGGTGTTAATGTGAATTCAATCATAAAGAGTGGGGAGGCTAAATGGAAAGAGTTTGCAGGAACAGTTGATCCCTACGACTACACCTTCCTCGATCAAATGCTCGACGTTCAATACAAGGATGATCGACGAGCAGGCTACCTATTTACCATTTTCAGCATCTTGGCCATATTTATTGCAGCCCTTGGCCTGTTTGGATTAGCCTCCTTTACTGCAGAGCAACGAACCCGTGAGGTTGGCATAAGAAAAGTGATGGGTGCACAAATTTCCACCATCGTATTCCTGCTGCTGAAGGAGATAAACAAACTGTTTATTATTTCTACCATCATAGCTTGGCCTATTGCCTACTACTTGATGCACAGCTGGCTCAACAACTTTGCCTACCGCATTAGCTTGTCGCCATGGGAATTTATTGAAGCCTCGTTAATTGCCTATGCAATTGCTGTAGTTACGGTAATATTCCAAACCATTAAGGCAGCGAGAACAAGTCCTTCCATTACGTTAAAATATGAATAGTTTTTTTGATTAGGTTTACTACGTTTGGGTTAAGAGCCGCTCGAGAGGGTGGCTCTCCCTTTTTTTATCAAGCGCTCAAAAAGTTTTTTTACAATCTTATTCGAAATAAGGCAAGTTGAACTATTTTTGCACAACTTTTACGAATAAAATCGATACAGAAGCATGGGAAGAGCGTTTGAATACCGGAAAGCACGCAAGATGAAGCGCTGGGGCAATATGGCCCGAACCTTCACAAAGTTGGGAAAAGAGATAGCCATGACCGTGAAATCGGCAGGACCAGATCCAGCAAGTAACCCCCGCTTGAGAGTGCTGATTCAAAATGCCAAGGCAGCCAACATGCCCAAGGAAAATGTGGAGCGTGCCATTAAAAAGGCCTCATCAAAGGATCAGGCTGACTACAAGGAGATAGCATACCATGGTTATGGTCCCCACGGCATTGCCATTATTGTAGAAACTGCAACCGACAACCCTACCCGTACAGTAGCAAACGTGCGTAGCTACTTCAACCGGCTTAACGGAACGCTGGGAACCTCCGGCAGCCTCGACTTCATGTTTGAGCACAAGTGCTTTTTCAAGGTTAAGGGCAAAGAAGGTGTTGACCCCGAAGGGCTTGAGCTTGAGCTTATAGACTTTGGTGCACAGGAGCTATTTGTGGAAGATGACGATATCGTGATTTATGGCGAATACGAGGCCTTTGGACCACTACAGAAATATTTGGAAGATAACGGTTTCGAAATCGTGTCCGCAGAATTTGAGCGCATCCCAACCGATACCAAGGAACTTAACGAGGAGCAGATGGCAGATATCGAAAAGTTGCTCTCCCGTTTCGAAGACGACGAGGATGTGACCAACGTTTTCCACAATATGCGGCAGGTCGAGTAAGTAATATCGTCGAACTCATATATATCAAAATGAGAAGCCACCGGATGGTGGCTTTTTCGTTGGTAAAAGAAGATATATCCCACTTAATTATTCGCAATAGGAAGAGTAAAACTGAAAACACTCCCTCTCCCTTCCACACTCTCAGCCCAGAGAACACCTCCTTGCTTTTCAACAAAATCCTTGCAAAGTATTAAACCAAGGCCAGTCCCTTTCTCATTGCTAGTGCCAAGAATAGACTTGGTAGATTCCAATTTAAAGAGATTTTTAAGCGTTTCAGCGTTCATGCCCGTTCCGCTATCGAGTACAGAAAGCTGCACCATCGAATTCGAGATGGTGGCTTGAAGGTGAATATTACCATTTGTATAGGTAAACTTGATAGCATTGGAGATTAGGTTTCGTAAAATCGTCTTTAGCATGTCCAAATCGGAAAATACGGTAATAATATTTGGGATGTTGACTGTAATGCTAATATTTTTTCTGCTGGCCATCCCTGATAAAAGGTCAACAACTTCGGTAATTTGGCTGAGTAGGTTAGCCTTCCTCGGATTATAAGTAATTCCACCCTTCTGCGAATTTGCCCATTCGAGCAAATTTTCAAGTAGGTTATATGTTTGTGCGGAAACGTCATACAGCGATTTTGCATAATAATCAAGTGGAGCATAATCCTTCGAGGAGACCTTTGCCTTAATCAACTCACTAATTCCAATAATAGTATGAAATGGATTTTTTAGGTCATGGGCGATAATAGAAAAAAGCTTATCCTTGGATGCGTTGAGTTCCTTCAGCTGAATCTCAATCCTTTTTCGTTCGGTAACATCTTGTATTGCTCCTAGGAATCGAATAAGCTTTCCATCGTGATCCTTAACATTCGTAAACCGAGCAACCACATGCCTCCATTCACCATTTTTATGCTTCATGCTATGCTCAAATTGGTTGAGGGTGCCTTCACCATTTGAGGCGATGCTTGCATTTAAGATTTCGTAAATTTTTGGCCAATCCTCAGGAAATATATAGCGGTCGAAGAATTCCTGAACGGTTAGCTGACGCGCTTGCCCTTTCGACGTATCATCATAGATTTCGTAAAAATGTTCGTCTAAAATAATCGTGCTAGTTGGCACATCGAATTCCCAGCTGCACATCTTAGATAACCCCATGGCTACTGTAAGCTTTGATTGACTCTTAAGAAGCGCCTCCTCTGCAAGTTTTCGCGGCGTAATGTCTCTTGAGAAACAGGCAATCCCTGTAACTTCACCCTCCACCTGAATTGGGAATAACGATACCTCATTGTAGACAAAGGCGCTGTTTTCAGTAAAAACATCAACTGACAAAAACTTTTGGCCTCGAAGAACACTCGCAAACCTATTTTTCCAAACGGAGAACGATACTCCCGGTAGTTTGGAGATTTTAGCTCCAATTTTTAGGTTAAGCCCAAACAAATCTTGTAACCGCCTTTTAAACTTGCTGTTATAGGCTGTAACTATCAGGTTAGCATCACACGACCAGATGCAATCATCGTTATTCTCAATTAGTGCAAGAAGATTCGCTTGACTCTGCTTTAATGCCATTTCGACCATCTTCTGCTCATCCTGAATTTTCTTCAAATCGGTAATATCCTCAAACATCCAAATCGTTCCCTCCTGTGGGCTTTCGGGAGCAATTGCTTTGCCAATGAATCGGCACCAAAATAGCGTGCCATCACTTCGCTTGAGCTGAATAGTGTTTTGGTAAGGCTCGCCCTTGTCTAAAAGTGGATATGCTTCATGCCCCAATTGCTCATAAAACTCATTGGAAGGATACATTATTCTGGTGGATACTCCCTGAAGCTTTTCTAATGGTCGAAGAAGCATCTCTCCTAGCCTATTATTCGCCCATTTGAATTTGCGATTTTGAATGAGTGAAATGCCAAATATGCTGTTCTCCAGTATTAGCTGGTATATTCTATTGATTTGTAGAAGATTCTCCTTATCCCTTACCCTATTGGTAATATCCTCAATTAAGCCAACAATACCAAGTGTTTTTTCACCCCCATCGTTATAAACACTTTTCCTGAAAACCACGTTGTGATCTGTTCCATCCTTAAAGCGCACCTTGGATTCATATACCTGAGTTCCCGCCTTCTTCAATAAATCAAGGTCTGCCTTTTTATATATCTCTGCTTTGCTTTTTTCAAATAAATCCAATATGGTTGATCCTATGATCTGCTCCCGAGCCAATCCATTATACTCAGCAAACGCTTGGTTGCATTCGGTATACACCAACTCCGTATCCTTCACAAAAACTGGAGAGGGCATTGCCTCCAGAATTGCCCTTAACTTTTGCTGGCTATCCCTCAAGCTATCCTCCACCCGCTTACGCTCACTTATGTCACGCACAATGAATCCGAAAATTGACTCACCACCATTTGTACCTGCTATTGCTGAAATTTCGAGGCTTGCCCAGAATCGAGTTTTGTTCTTACGGTAAACCCACTGTTCGAAGTCAATCGACTTTTGAAAATCAACATCGCCCAATAAGTTGGATAAGAATACACCATTCCCCCCTTTTTGAAGCAGTTTATTTCCCGATTCTCCAACCATTTCATTGGCAGTGTAGCCAAATGCTTTTTCTGCACCAAAGTTCCAACTCTTAACAACTCCCTTACGGTCGACCAAGAATATGGCATGGCCACTCATCTTGTCAACAATGAGACCTACCTGCTTACGCACCAGCGCATCCGGATCGGGAGGAGTGGTCATTGCTGTTTTCGGTTGTCCATTCTTTTTTGACATCATAATATGATTGGGATAATGTCATACCAAAAAAGTGTCACATCTATTCCTCTAATGTAAACCAATTTGAGTAAATACATATGGTTAAATTACTATTTAACGCTCAATTGCAGTTTATAAGTATTTATGATTAGGCTAAAAGTGCTACCATATTTATGTAAAACAAACTCTCGATCATTTTTACCTATAAATAACAAAAAACTTCAACTCAAAGTTGAAGCCACATAAAGCAAAAGGCGGAAGAATGTATTACAAACTTCCGCCTTTTTCAAAAAGATTAATCATTCAAACATACCAAGCATATCAACACCCCCAAGAGCATTGTCTAAGCATGTTAAGGAAAATATTCTTCATACGCGCTTGTTGCGTAACTATCATCTTATCCGTTAAAAAATCTATTTCTTTTTCTTCTGCTGGGATCGTGCCATGTCATCAAGTCGCTGCTGAAACTTCGACTTCGTCACCACCTTCTTGCTATTTTCCCTTAGCTTAGCCAGCAATGCTTCGTCGTCCACAAACCTGCGAATAAAGTAGGTCTGACCCAAAGTTACCATGTTGGAAAGGAAGTAATAGTAGCTCAACCCAGCGGAGTAGTTGTTGAACCACCCAATCATCATGATTGGCATTAAATAGAGCATCATAAACTTCATTCCTGGCATCTGCGCATTGGTATCGCCCATTTGGGTGTAGCTCATACGGGAGGTAACAAACAGTGCACCAGCCATCAGTAAGGTAAATAAACTTACATGGTCGCCATACAGTGGAATATTGAATGGTAGATGGTATATGGAGTCGTACGATGAAAGGTCGTCGGCCCAAAGGAAACTCTGTTGACGAAGTTCTATGGATGCCGGGAAGAACCGGAACATTGCAAAAAGGATGGGGAACTGCAGCACCATGGGCAAACAGCCGCCCAATGGGCTCGCACCCGCCTTTTTGTAGAGCGCCATTACCTCCTGTTGTTTCTTAAGAGCCTCGTCCTTCTTTGGGTATTTCAGATTAATCTTATCAACCTCGGGCTTGAGCACCCTCATCTTTGCAGAAGAGAGATACGACTTATAGGTCAATGGGAATAACACCAGCTTAATGGCGAGGGTAAGCAGCAAAATAATTAGCCCGTAGTTAGTAAAGTAGCGTCCAAGTAAATCGAAGGAGGGAATAACCACATAGCGGTTGATCCACCTGATTA is a genomic window containing:
- a CDS encoding PAS domain S-box protein — protein: MSKKNGQPKTAMTTPPDPDALVRKQVGLIVDKMSGHAIFLVDRKGVVKSWNFGAEKAFGYTANEMVGESGNKLLQKGGNGVFLSNLLGDVDFQKSIDFEQWVYRKNKTRFWASLEISAIAGTNGGESIFGFIVRDISERKRVEDSLRDSQQKLRAILEAMPSPVFVKDTELVYTECNQAFAEYNGLAREQIIGSTILDLFEKSKAEIYKKADLDLLKKAGTQVYESKVRFKDGTDHNVVFRKSVYNDGGEKTLGIVGLIEDITNRVRDKENLLQINRIYQLILENSIFGISLIQNRKFKWANNRLGEMLLRPLEKLQGVSTRIMYPSNEFYEQLGHEAYPLLDKGEPYQNTIQLKRSDGTLFWCRFIGKAIAPESPQEGTIWMFEDITDLKKIQDEQKMVEMALKQSQANLLALIENNDDCIWSCDANLIVTAYNSKFKRRLQDLFGLNLKIGAKISKLPGVSFSVWKNRFASVLRGQKFLSVDVFTENSAFVYNEVSLFPIQVEGEVTGIACFSRDITPRKLAEEALLKSQSKLTVAMGLSKMCSWEFDVPTSTIILDEHFYEIYDDTSKGQARQLTVQEFFDRYIFPEDWPKIYEILNASIASNGEGTLNQFEHSMKHKNGEWRHVVARFTNVKDHDGKLIRFLGAIQDVTERKRIEIQLKELNASKDKLFSIIAHDLKNPFHTIIGISELIKAKVSSKDYAPLDYYAKSLYDVSAQTYNLLENLLEWANSQKGGITYNPRKANLLSQITEVVDLLSGMASRKNISITVNIPNIITVFSDLDMLKTILRNLISNAIKFTYTNGNIHLQATISNSMVQLSVLDSGTGMNAETLKNLFKLESTKSILGTSNEKGTGLGLILCKDFVEKQGGVLWAESVEGRGSVFSFTLPIANN
- a CDS encoding ABC transporter permease, encoding MIKNYLKVGLRNLISQKGYTLINVAGLAIGIASALMIMLYVADELSYDNYHPNADRIYRLGINAKMMGTEFSGPITAAPMGSAMMQDYPQVKNFCRVFNFIGTPVIQFGEKCFVEHHITFADSTFFQVFNGLELLKGDPAKVLTRPHTIVLTESIANKYFGNENPIGKTIYMGNEKTAYEVTGVAKDFPHNSHFHFELIASMNSMDSNFINGTMWISNNFYTYILLENKGDAKIIESKFPEIVKKYIGPQVEQFLGITPEQFSKSDNSYGFTMQNIKDIHLHSQQNFEIEPGGSLIMVYVFMIIAFFILAIASINFMNLATARSAKRAKEVGIRKVVGSTKSQLINQFLTESIILTFFSLLIAIGLVALLLPYFNLLAEKQLSITSLPIGITIATLLGIIIAVGLLAGSYPAFFLARFQPLQVLKGKLRSGASGVWLRGALVVIQFIITIGLLGSTFVVYKQVNYTRSKDLGFDRHNELVINRAFTVPEERRDAFLKELAAIPGVKSVALSGALPSTLIGSTVFLPEGSPSQETNVLSIFNTGWDFAKTLGLTMVEGRYYSRDFASDTAGLVINEAAVKAMGLKEPVVGTKIVANTSQHLTVIGVVKDFNFESLHSKINPLAIVLDNRNGSYVTIKYADGVNVNSIIKSGEAKWKEFAGTVDPYDYTFLDQMLDVQYKDDRRAGYLFTIFSILAIFIAALGLFGLASFTAEQRTREVGIRKVMGAQISTIVFLLLKEINKLFIISTIIAWPIAYYLMHSWLNNFAYRISLSPWEFIEASLIAYAIAVVTVIFQTIKAARTSPSITLKYE
- a CDS encoding YebC/PmpR family DNA-binding transcriptional regulator, translating into MGRAFEYRKARKMKRWGNMARTFTKLGKEIAMTVKSAGPDPASNPRLRVLIQNAKAANMPKENVERAIKKASSKDQADYKEIAYHGYGPHGIAIIVETATDNPTRTVANVRSYFNRLNGTLGTSGSLDFMFEHKCFFKVKGKEGVDPEGLELELIDFGAQELFVEDDDIVIYGEYEAFGPLQKYLEDNGFEIVSAEFERIPTDTKELNEEQMADIEKLLSRFEDDEDVTNVFHNMRQVE